One Ranitomeya variabilis isolate aRanVar5 chromosome 4, aRanVar5.hap1, whole genome shotgun sequence genomic window, aaaacttttgtgACATAATTTTTTTCAGTTGCTCTGATATTAGTTACCAGTATTACAGCAACTTCACCGGAAAACTTGAGTAGCATAACTTTTGAGACAGCCCTTATAGGACGAGGACCATTACATTGTTCAAAAAGTTTGTTTCAAAATATTTTCGTTATATTTCTTCAAATATGCAGtcgatttatatttttaatttctgtGCTTTCAGGGTCAAATATGGCTTGTGCTGCACGTGACAATCAATATCTGGGTACAACTTCAACAAAGCAGCCCAAAAAAAAACTTTGCGTGCAAAGTGTAGAAAAATTCATCTTAAAGACTACGACGAGCCAGAAAGAACATTTTGATGAATTAATTGCTAAATTCATATTTGCAACCAATTCTTTCCGACTAGTTGAGCACCCATTGTTTGTACAAATGATCGAAGGAATTAGACCAGGCTACAAACCACCAAGTAGATTTGATATCTCAGGAAAACATCTTCAGGCTGTATACGACATAGAAAGAGCGGCTTGTACAAAATATTTGAAAGACAAGGTTGTTAACATGAGCTTGGATGGTTGGAGCAACATCCACAACGACCCCATAATTTGCACTTGTGTCACAACAGAAGATGGTGAAACTTACCTTACAGACACAATCGACACATCTGGAAATTCACATACTGCTGAATATTTACTTGAAATTGCTAAGAACTCAATTCACCAATGCCAAGAACAGTTTGGATGTAAAGTAAGGAGCTTAGTTACTGATAACGCAAGCAATGTGGCAAAAATGCGAGCGGAACTGGCACATGAGGATGACACAAATGTCATTACATACGGTTGTTCTGCCCATTTGTTGCATCTTTTGGCAAAAGACCTGCATATTTCGGGTGTCAAGGAACATGTTGTAGAAATTGTTAAATATTTCCGCAATAATCATTTTGCACATGCAACCTACAAGGAAATGGGAGGACTGAAGTTGGTTctaccacaagatgttagatggaatacCTTGGCTGACTGCTTGGAACTGTTTATTAacaactggtcaaaattactgtccaTTTGCGAAACACATCGGGATAAAATTGATGCTAATATACGAAGCAAAGTATTAAATCTTGGTGTGAAGAGAAATGCCGAGGACCTTTTGGAAAGGTTAAAGCCAATATCGATTGCGTTGGATAAAATGCAGAAAGATACTGCAACCATAGCTGATGCCACAGAAGTTTGGAAAGATTTAGAAGGTTCTCTAGATCGCTTGAACCTCTCAAACAATGTAAAGGTTGCAATACAGCACCGCAAGGACCAAGCATTAAAAGAAGAACACTATTTAGCCAATATCTTGCATCCCATCTACAGAGGGAAAAAATTATCTGAGGCGGAAATCAACTCTGCAATGGAGTGGCTCGCCAATACTAACCATGACATTGTGGCAACTGTGCTGAAATTGAAGTGTGAATCTGCACCATTTCAAAAATACATGTTTGCAGATAACGTCGTTAATGAACTAAAACCACTGGACTGGTGGAAGTCGCAATCACTTGTTCTTCCAGCAAAGATAATAAATCTAGCTACTCAGCAACTGACTGCATCGGCTTCATCCGCAGGAGTAGAGAGATTGTTTTCTTCATTTGGTTTTGTGCACGCAGTCCGAAACCGCTTAGGAACTGCTAAAGCAGGACAACTGGTTTTCCTATTAAAAGTCCTAAATAAACAGTAGGCTTAAAGGACTGATGTATTCACTGAAGATGTTTGCTTACTTCAAACGTTAGAGATAGGCTATTGTTAAAAAGTACTTACTCTCTGTAGGCTATTGTTAAAAAGTACTTACTCTCTGTAGTTCAATTCTGAGTGTTTAATAGTGCAAATAAAAATTATTAGGTTTCATAATCaactgttttaatatttttatttgtgtAAAACAATTAGATTTGCAAAAAGACAAAGTTTTGCTTGTGTACAACTTGattaaaaaatctgatttaaatcaaatgatttaaatcaaaaaaatctgatttaaatcaaaaaaatctgatttttttttattt contains:
- the LOC143766840 gene encoding uncharacterized protein LOC143766840: MAGRKRDPIWVHFVEMPAADLGKKGARAKCKYCQKDIQGLVCRLKSHYENCNQKGNEDVDSDTTNVNEPPQLLMHQEPSTRSNMACAARDNQYLGTTSTKQPKKKLCVQSVEKFILKTTTSQKEHFDELIAKFIFATNSFRLVEHPLFVQMIEGIRPGYKPPSRFDISGKHLQAVYDIERAACTKYLKDKVVNMSLDGWSNIHNDPIICTCVTTEDGETYLTDTIDTSGNSHTAEYLLEIAKNSIHQCQEQFGCKVRSLVTDNASNVAKMRAELAHEDDTNVITYGCSAHLLHLLAKDLHISGVKEHVVEIVKYFRNNHFAHATYKEMGGLKLVLPQDVRWNTLADCLELFINNWSKLLSICETHRDKIDANIRSKVLNLGVKRNAEDLLERLKPISIALDKMQKDTATIADATEVWKDLEGSLDRLNLSNNVKVAIQHRKDQALKEEHYLANILHPIYRGKKLSEAEINSAMEWLANTNHDIVATVLKLKCESAPFQKYMFADNVVNELKPLDWWKSQSLVLPAKIINLATQQLTASASSAGVERLFSSFGFVHAVRNRLGTAKAGQLVFLLKVLNKQ